One genomic window of Candidatus Methylomirabilota bacterium includes the following:
- the ligD gene encoding non-homologous end-joining DNA ligase gives PTTLVRCPDGIDGQCFYQRHAGPGAAGGALRRVKIGGQKADGLVVDSVAGLISTVQLGILEIHTWNATIDDLERPDRIVLDLDPGPGVPWARVVEAARLIHRMLERVGLESFVKTSGGKGLHVVAPLTPRASWDETGAFTRAVAETLARRQPERFTATMTKTARPGKIYVDYLRNRRAASTVAVFSTRARPGAPVSMPLAWDELSPRVTADRFTVATVPAKLAARRVDPWGSYPKVRQRLPKGSLEGAGSD, from the coding sequence GCCGACGACCCTCGTGCGCTGTCCCGACGGCATCGATGGGCAGTGCTTCTACCAGCGTCACGCCGGGCCGGGCGCGGCCGGCGGCGCGCTCCGGCGGGTAAAGATCGGCGGCCAGAAGGCGGACGGGCTCGTGGTGGACTCCGTCGCTGGGCTGATCAGCACCGTGCAGCTCGGCATTCTCGAGATTCACACGTGGAACGCGACCATCGACGATCTCGAGCGGCCCGACCGCATCGTGCTCGATCTCGATCCGGGCCCCGGCGTGCCGTGGGCCCGCGTGGTCGAAGCCGCGCGCCTCATCCACCGGATGCTCGAGCGCGTGGGCCTCGAGAGCTTCGTCAAGACCAGCGGCGGCAAGGGGCTCCACGTCGTAGCACCGCTGACGCCGCGCGCGAGCTGGGACGAGACGGGCGCCTTCACGCGGGCCGTCGCGGAGACCTTGGCCCGCCGTCAGCCCGAACGCTTCACGGCCACGATGACGAAGACGGCGCGGCCCGGAAAGATCTACGTGGACTATCTCCGCAACCGGCGCGCCGCCAGTACCGTGGCGGTGTTCTCGACGCGCGCCCGCCCGGGCGCGCCCGTCTCGATGCCGCTCGCATGGGACGAGCTCTCGCCCCGCGTGACCGCGGACCGCTTCACGGTCGCGACCGTCCCCGCGAAGCTTGCCGCGCGCCGCGTGGATCCGTGGGGTAGCTACCCAAAGGTTCGGCAGCGCCTGCCCAAGGGCTCGCTCGAGGGCGCCGGCTCCGACTGA